Proteins from a genomic interval of Candidatus Neomarinimicrobiota bacterium:
- a CDS encoding DUF1385 domain-containing protein: MPKQLQTGRTLPLIMMAAQSRILVGGQAVIEGVMMRVPGAYAVAVRNPDGKIQTLYRAFTSAAERSRWLKLPLLRGMVHLFEALKIGLSTLNWSAEVAYHEEGKSKGSLTSFWSTSLALALAIGLFFVAPLWITTKLLQVEQQAVGFNLVSGAIRIAFFLLYLGLISLARDVRRLFEYHGAEHKTVYAFEAGKALTIESTRDFPTQHPRCGTSFIFIVLIAAILAFALIDTIVLALVGTISLGLRLLVHLPLIPVVAGFGYEALKVIAKYQHVSLFRWLSRPGIWLQYITTRMPDDEQVTVALESLKTAFGEQLKEIEGRRYVADAIA; encoded by the coding sequence GGCCGGACTCTCCCCCTGATTATGATGGCTGCCCAGTCCCGCATCCTGGTAGGAGGGCAGGCCGTCATCGAGGGGGTCATGATGCGCGTGCCAGGGGCCTATGCCGTGGCTGTCAGGAATCCCGACGGAAAAATCCAGACTTTATACCGGGCTTTCACCTCCGCAGCGGAACGCTCTCGCTGGCTGAAGCTGCCCCTTTTAAGGGGAATGGTGCATCTGTTTGAGGCCTTGAAGATCGGATTGTCCACGCTCAACTGGTCGGCGGAAGTGGCCTACCACGAAGAGGGGAAAAGCAAAGGCTCATTAACCAGTTTTTGGTCTACCTCCCTGGCCCTGGCGCTGGCCATCGGACTGTTTTTTGTGGCACCATTGTGGATCACTACCAAACTCCTGCAAGTAGAGCAGCAAGCAGTAGGGTTCAACCTGGTGTCGGGGGCCATCCGTATCGCCTTTTTCCTACTGTACCTGGGTTTGATCTCTTTAGCTAGGGATGTGAGGCGTCTGTTCGAATATCATGGTGCCGAACACAAGACGGTCTATGCCTTCGAAGCGGGTAAGGCCCTCACTATCGAAAGCACCCGTGACTTCCCCACACAGCACCCTCGTTGCGGAACCAGCTTCATCTTTATCGTTCTTATCGCCGCCATTCTAGCCTTTGCTCTAATTGACACCATCGTCCTGGCTCTGGTGGGGACAATCTCCCTCGGACTGCGGCTCCTGGTGCACCTACCGTTAATCCCGGTGGTGGCCGGATTCGGGTATGAAGCCCTCAAAGTCATAGCAAAGTACCAACACGTATCACTATTTCGCTGGTTGTCCCGGCCGGGGATCTGGTTACAGTACATTACCACCCGGATGCCCGATGATGAACAGGTAACGGTGGCCCTGGAATCTCTCAAGACCGCCTTCGGGGAGCAGCTTAAGGAGATAGAGGGCCGGCGGTACGTGGCCGACGCCATCGCCTGA
- the prfA gene encoding peptide chain release factor 1, translating into MIEKLQEIIQRHDDLAARMSDTETASDPQKYAELAKEHSDLSEVAEKARRYVDLWERLQEDEEILEGDDAELKELAHEEMPSLKGQLEVLEEELKILLLPRDPDDDKHTILEIRSGTGGEEAALFAGDLYRMYTRYAERKGWDTEVISLSESETGGVKEIIVSVKGKGAYGDLKYERGVHRVQRVPVTEASGRIHTSAASVAVLPEADEVEVDIDPAELKIDTYRASGAGGQHVNKTESAVRITHLPSGIVATCQDEKSQHKNRAKAMKVLASRLYARQQEEQQRQRADQRRSMVSTGDRSAKIRTYNFPQGRVTDHRINLTLYRLGEITDGDLDELIEQLRVHDRMERLAEV; encoded by the coding sequence ATGATCGAGAAGCTCCAGGAAATCATTCAGCGGCACGACGACCTCGCCGCCCGCATGTCCGATACCGAAACAGCCTCTGACCCCCAGAAGTATGCTGAATTGGCCAAGGAGCACAGCGATCTGAGCGAGGTGGCGGAGAAGGCCCGGAGGTATGTGGACTTATGGGAACGCCTGCAGGAAGACGAAGAGATTCTCGAAGGGGACGATGCTGAGCTGAAGGAGTTGGCCCACGAGGAAATGCCGTCGCTCAAGGGTCAGCTGGAGGTACTTGAGGAAGAGCTCAAAATTCTACTGCTGCCCCGGGACCCTGATGACGACAAGCACACCATCCTTGAGATCCGTAGCGGCACCGGTGGTGAAGAGGCAGCACTTTTCGCGGGGGACTTATACCGCATGTACACGCGGTATGCTGAGCGCAAGGGCTGGGATACCGAAGTCATATCTCTATCCGAGTCCGAGACCGGCGGTGTTAAGGAGATTATCGTTTCGGTGAAGGGCAAGGGTGCTTATGGTGATCTGAAGTATGAGCGGGGCGTGCACCGGGTGCAGCGGGTGCCGGTGACCGAAGCCAGCGGGCGCATTCATACCAGTGCTGCGTCGGTGGCGGTACTGCCGGAGGCGGACGAAGTGGAGGTGGACATTGATCCTGCGGAGCTGAAGATTGATACATACCGCGCTTCGGGTGCCGGCGGCCAGCACGTGAACAAGACCGAGTCGGCGGTGCGCATCACCCATTTGCCCTCGGGCATCGTGGCGACCTGTCAGGACGAGAAGTCCCAGCACAAGAACCGGGCCAAGGCCATGAAGGTGCTGGCTTCGCGCCTCTATGCCCGGCAGCAGGAGGAGCAGCAGCGCCAGCGGGCCGACCAGCGCCGCAGCATGGTATCCACCGGCGACCGCAGCGCCAAAATCCGCACCTACAACTTTCCCCAGGGCCGCGTCACCGACCACCGCATCAACCTGACCCTCTACCGGCTCGGCGAAATCACCGACGGCGACCTGGACGAGCTCATCGAGCAGCTGCGGGTGCACGACCGGATGGAACGCCTGGCCGAAGTGTGA
- the prmC gene encoding peptide chain release factor N(5)-glutamine methyltransferase — protein sequence MTDPSTGASRFFNKTHSKFATWRVIDLIKWGAQYFSDRKIDNARLEVEWLLAHQLGLQRVDLYIQHDRLLSADELAGFKAMMKRRVNGEPFQYILGKAPFYGRDFKVTPAVMIPRPESEVLIQVLRQGPPPASILDVGTGCGCLAITAALLYPGAHVLAVDISPEALNLARENAEGLGAGNVGFQQVDVLADVQSLFDEDQGDGFDAILCNPPYVAAEEVPALQREIREHEPLAAVTDGADGLTHFRRLAQIGPEILRPGGRLIVEIGGSPQAEPVGAIFEGSGAEVTLHKDLQGDARVYAVRWEERSALAGGQGIRRYP from the coding sequence GTGACCGATCCCTCCACCGGCGCCAGCCGGTTTTTCAATAAAACCCATTCCAAATTCGCCACCTGGAGAGTCATCGACCTGATCAAGTGGGGCGCCCAATATTTCAGCGACCGCAAGATTGACAACGCCCGCCTGGAGGTGGAATGGCTGCTGGCCCACCAGCTGGGACTGCAGCGGGTGGACTTATATATCCAGCACGACCGGCTTTTGAGTGCCGACGAGCTGGCGGGCTTCAAGGCCATGATGAAGCGGCGGGTGAACGGGGAGCCATTCCAGTACATCCTGGGCAAGGCTCCTTTCTATGGTCGGGACTTCAAGGTCACCCCAGCGGTAATGATCCCGCGGCCGGAGTCGGAGGTGCTGATCCAGGTGCTGCGCCAGGGTCCGCCGCCCGCATCCATCCTGGACGTGGGCACCGGTTGCGGCTGCCTGGCCATCACCGCCGCCCTGCTCTATCCCGGGGCGCATGTGCTGGCGGTCGACATTTCGCCTGAGGCGCTAAACCTAGCGCGGGAGAACGCCGAAGGGCTGGGAGCGGGGAACGTGGGGTTTCAACAGGTGGATGTGCTGGCGGACGTTCAGTCACTCTTCGACGAAGATCAGGGCGACGGTTTTGATGCCATCTTGTGCAATCCGCCGTACGTGGCCGCGGAGGAGGTGCCCGCCCTGCAGCGGGAGATCCGCGAGCACGAGCCGCTGGCGGCAGTGACGGATGGGGCTGACGGTCTCACCCACTTCCGGCGCCTGGCGCAGATCGGACCCGAAATTCTGCGGCCGGGTGGGCGGTTGATCGTGGAAATCGGCGGGAGCCCCCAGGCTGAGCCGGTGGGGGCCATATTCGAGGGGTCAGGGGCTGAGGTTACCCTGCATAAAGACTTACAGGGAGATGCGCGGGTATATGCTGTCAGGTGGGAGGAGAGAAGTGCGTTAGCCGGCGGGCAGGGGATCAGAAGATATCCCTGA
- a CDS encoding geranylgeranylglycerol-phosphate geranylgeranyltransferase has protein sequence MKALLAAVRMLRPLNLVLGALAVLISAALMPAWPPWRAIGLAMATVVLFNAAANALNDYFDYPIDKINRPDWPLASGVLPREAGWVTAVVLFVAGTLAAFQLPPAARTIAVFIALPAMVLYTPLFKGLPLVGNLIVAAILGLAFLFAGAAFGHLALMWPPAGLAFGFTVVREVVKDVEDVAGDAKVGVGTFAVRWGVSAGIKLTLILTLFLMFGCLLPYILAVYGTTYLVAVIIGVELPLLYTFNYLDKHPNPAGAGWVAKVLKVDIFAGLLAIYLSKFDV, from the coding sequence GTGAAAGCCTTGCTAGCCGCGGTCAGGATGCTGCGCCCATTGAACCTGGTGCTGGGTGCGCTGGCGGTGCTGATCAGCGCGGCCCTGATGCCCGCCTGGCCGCCGTGGAGGGCCATCGGCTTAGCCATGGCGACCGTGGTTCTGTTCAACGCCGCCGCCAACGCCCTCAACGACTACTTCGATTACCCCATCGATAAGATCAATCGGCCGGACTGGCCGCTGGCATCGGGGGTGCTTCCCAGAGAGGCGGGCTGGGTGACGGCGGTGGTCCTTTTTGTTGCCGGTACCCTGGCGGCCTTTCAGCTGCCGCCCGCCGCTCGCACCATCGCCGTCTTTATCGCCCTGCCAGCGATGGTGCTGTACACGCCGCTATTCAAGGGGCTGCCGCTGGTGGGGAACCTTATAGTGGCGGCGATCCTGGGGCTGGCGTTTCTGTTTGCCGGGGCGGCGTTCGGGCATCTGGCTCTCATGTGGCCGCCAGCGGGACTGGCCTTCGGTTTCACCGTGGTGCGGGAGGTGGTGAAGGATGTGGAGGACGTGGCGGGTGACGCCAAGGTGGGCGTGGGTACTTTTGCGGTGCGCTGGGGGGTTTCGGCCGGCATAAAACTGACCCTGATCCTGACATTATTTTTGATGTTCGGCTGCCTGCTGCCGTACATTCTGGCCGTCTATGGCACCACTTACCTGGTGGCAGTGATTATTGGGGTCGAGCTTCCCCTTCTATACACGTTTAATTACCTGGATAAACATCCCAATCCGGCGGGGGCGGGATGGGTTGCAAAGGTCTTGAAAGTGGATATTTTCGCCGGCCTGCTGGCTATTTACTTATCGAAGTTTGATGTATGA